The proteins below come from a single Benincasa hispida cultivar B227 chromosome 4, ASM972705v1, whole genome shotgun sequence genomic window:
- the LOC120076395 gene encoding endoplasmic reticulum metallopeptidase 1 isoform X1, translating into MAFRFNSDDATGFKLLLCLAVMYGLMSMLVHSIVHMKFIKPLAIDAPLHQFSEARAVEHVRILSQEIDGRQEGRPGIKEAARYIKGQLEMMKERASDEFRIEIEETVVDGSFSMMFLGHSISLGYRNHTNILMRISSVDSQDTDPSVLINGHFDSPLGSPGAGDCGTCVASMLEVARLIVDSGWVPPRPLIFLFNGAEELFMLGAHGFMEKHRWHDTIGAFVNVEASGTGGLDLVCQSGPGSWPSRVYAQSAVYPMAHSAAQDVFPVIPGDTDYRIFSQDYGNIPGLDIIFLFGGYFYHTSYDTVERLLPGSVQARGENLFSIIKGFTNSSMLQNFYKQASPEITIHRDKDDGAIFFDYLSWFMVFYSRRLALILHRIPIAVFLVMPFLLNLRNFSMTSCLATFSDLTKGFLFHALGVFLAIVSPIMFSILRLLFTNYSMNWFSHPYLAYLMFIPCSLVGLLIPRTFWSCFPLSRDFSVLQASKEMLSDEARFWGAFGFFSSLTMAYLLAGLSGGFLTFFACISMLAAWLSFSLAAKCYGRRSLRSILFYVLPMVPYLAYSVYFGGFLAQFLIEKTGMMGSIPPPYGYFIPDIVVAATIGVVTTVCIGPLIPVCGHWLARSSILQFLLQIIVIGLAVSSQFFPYSMAAPKRVVLQHTYLTSGPKNLENSSYELSVVDSNSLLFLLKHAPDVANELQTDLHLSFETANLSGQENWLALFPVSFLFSRSLKFPAKESTSTKDLLFPSLIASKPQTISDDGSRRVYLELSLGSVEEVWVTVLNITGPLSNWSFADNKLPAPEKLDGGPPSYVLRLSGSSDENWRFWLEAKSQERLRINIAVLDQQLTNEVKRLKSLFPDWVDVIAYSSFMSTYTF; encoded by the exons ATGGCTTTCAGATTCAATTCTGATGATGCGACTGGCTTTAAGCTATTGCTCTGTTTAGCCGTTATGTATGGTCTCATGTCGATGCTGGTTCACTCCATTGTTCACATGAAGTTTATTAAGCCGCTCGCAATTGATGCGCCTCTTCATCAGTTCTCCGAAGCCAGAGCGGTCGAGCATGTGCGAATTTTGTCTCAAGAGATCGACGGTCGCCAG GAGGGTCGTCCGGGTATTAAAGAAGCTGCTCGGTATATAAAAGGGCAGTTGGAGATGATGAAGGAACGTGCTAGTGATGAATTTCG AATCGAGATCGAGGAGACGGTTGTTGATGGTTCCTTTAGTATGATGTTTCTGGGCCACAGCATATCACTGGGATATCGAAACCACACTAATATCTTAATGAG AATTTCATCAGTAGATTCACAAGACACCGACCCATCGGTTCTAATAAATGGCCATTTTGATAGTCCACTTGGATCGCCGGGTGCTGGTGATTGTGGCACATGTGTTG CATCAATGTTAGAAGTTGCTAGACTTATTGTAGACTCTGGATGGGTTCCTCCTCGtcctcttatttttcttttcaacggTGCAGAAGAGCTGTTTATGTTG GGTGCACATGGATTTATGGAGAAACATAGATGGCATGATACAATTGGAGCTTTTGTAAATGTTGAAGCATCTGGTACTGGAGGTTTAG ATTTAGTTTGTCAATCTGGACCTGGCTCTTGGCCTTCACGTGTTTATGCTCAGTCTGCTGTGTACCCCATGGCTCATAGTGCTGCTCAG GATGTGTTTCCAGTTATTCCCGGAGATACAGATTACAGGATATTTTCTCAGGATTACGGCAACATACCTGGCCTAGATATTATCTTCCTTTTTGGTGGTTATTTTTACCATACCTCATATGATACAGTGGAGAGACTATT ACCTGGAAGCGTCCAAGCACGGGGAGAAAATTTGTTCAGCATAATAAAGGGATTTACGAATTCTTCAATGcttcaaaatttttataagCAAGCATCTCCTGAAATTACTATCCATCGAGACAAAGACGATGGGGCTATATTCTTTGATTACCTCTCATGGTTTATG GTCTTTTATTCTAGAAGACTAGCTCTGATACTTCACAGAATTCCAATAGCTGTCTTCCTAGTAATGCCATTCCTTTTGAACTTACGGAATTTTAGCATGACTTCATGCTTGGCAACATTTTCTGATTTGACTAAAG GTTTTTTGTTTCATGCCTTGGGGGTTTTCCTTGCAATCGTTTCTCCAATTATGTTTTCCATCCTAAGATTGCTATTCACCAACTACTCCATGAACTG GTTTTCACATCCATACTTGGCTTATTTGATGTTCATCCCCTGCTCACTAGTTGGTCTTCTGATTCCAAGAACTTTTTGGAGTTGCTTTCCTCTCTCCCGTGATTTTTCAGTCCTTCAGGCCTCAAAAGAG ATGTTGTCTGATGAAGCAAGGTTTTGGGGCGCTTTTGGATTCTTTTCCAGTTTGACAATG GCGTATCTTTTAGCAGGGCTTAGTGGTGGCTTCTTGACCTTCTTTGCGTGCATTTCTATGCTTGCTGCCTGGTTGTCATTTTCCTTGGCAGCCAAGTGTTATGGCCGCAGGTCTCTCAG GTCAATATTGTTTTATGTGTTACCAATGGTTCCATACCTTGCATACTCTGTTTATTTTGGAGGCTTCCTCGCCCAATTTTTGATTGAGAAGACAGGCATGATGGGCTCCATTCCACCTCCATATG GGTATTTCATTCCAGATATTGTAGTGGCAGCTACTATTGGAGTTGTGACTACTGTGTGCATTGGCCCTCTGATTCCAGTGTGTGGGCACTGGTTAGCTAGGTCATCCATCTTGCAATTCTTGCTGCAGATTATTGTAATTGGGTTGGCTGTTTCCTCTCAATTCTTTCCATATAGTATGGCTGCTCCGAAGAGGGTAGTTCTTCAGCACACGTACCTTACTTCAG GTCCAAAAAATCTTGAGAATTCCAGTTATGAACTCTCTGTGGTGGATTCTAATTCTCTACTCTTTCTTTTGAAACATGCTCCTGATGTGGCAAACGAATTGCAGACTGATTTACATCTGTCTTTTGAAACTGCAAATTTGTCTGGCCAAGAGAACTGGCTG GCACTTTTTCCAGTTTCCTTCTTGTTCTCAAGAAGTTTGAAGTTCCCTGCCAAAGAATCAACTTCAACGAAAGATTTACTATTCCCTTCTTTGATTGCCAGTAAGCCACAAACAATttcggatgatggatctcggaGGGTTTACTTGGAACTTTCCCTAGG TTCCGTGGAGGAGGTTTGGGTCACAGTTCTCAACATCACTGGGCCTTTATCAAATTGGTCATTTGCAGACAATAAACTTCCAG CACCTGAGAAACTTGACGGTGGGCCACCCTCTTACGTTTTAAGACTTAGCGGATCCAGTGATGAAAACTGGAGATTCTGGCTAGAG GCTAAAAGTCAGGAACGATTGAGAATCAACATCGCCGTATTGGATCAACAGTTGACAAATGAAGTAAAGAGGTTGAAAAGTCTTTTCCCAGACTGGGTGGATGTAATTGCTTATTCCAGCTTCATGTCTACATATACCTTCTGA
- the LOC120076395 gene encoding endoplasmic reticulum metallopeptidase 1 isoform X2, translating into MAFRFNSDDATGFKLLLCLAVMYGLMSMLVHSIVHMKFIKPLAIDAPLHQFSEARAVEHVRILSQEIDGRQEGRPGIKEAARYIKGQLEMMKERASDEFRIEIEETVVDGSFSMMFLGHSISLGYRNHTNILMRISSVDSQDTDPSVLINGHFDSPLGSPGAGDCGTCVASMLEVARLIVDSGWVPPRPLIFLFNGAEELFMLGAHGFMEKHRWHDTIGAFVNVEASGTGGLDLVCQSGPGSWPSRVYAQSAVYPMAHSAAQDVFPVIPGDTDYRIFSQDYGNIPGLDIIFLFGGYFYHTSYDTVERLLPGSVQARGENLFSIIKGFTNSSMLQNFYKQASPEITIHRDKDDGAIFFDYLSWFMVFYSRRLALILHRIPIAVFLVMPFLLNLRNFSMTSCLATFSDLTKGFLFHALGVFLAIVSPIMFSILRLLFTNYSMNWFSHPYLAYLMFIPCSLVGLLIPRTFWSCFPLSRDFSVLQASKEMLSDEARFWGAFGFFSSLTMAYLLAGLSGGFLTFFACISMLAAWLSFSLAAKCYGRRSLRSILFYVLPMVPYLAYSVYFGGFLAQFLIEKTGMMGSIPPPYGYFIPDIVVAATIGVVTTVCIGPLIPVCGHWLARSSILQFLLQIIVIGLAVSSQFFPYSMAAPKRVVLQHTYLTSGPKNLENSSYELSVVDSNSLLFLLKHAPDVANELQTDLHLSFETANLSGQENWLALFPVSFLFSRSLKFPAKESTSTKDLLFPSLIASKPQTISDDGSRRVYLELSLGSVEEVWVTVLNITGPLSNWSFADNKLPAPEKLDGGPPSYVLRLSGSSDENWRFWLEVQTTSS; encoded by the exons ATGGCTTTCAGATTCAATTCTGATGATGCGACTGGCTTTAAGCTATTGCTCTGTTTAGCCGTTATGTATGGTCTCATGTCGATGCTGGTTCACTCCATTGTTCACATGAAGTTTATTAAGCCGCTCGCAATTGATGCGCCTCTTCATCAGTTCTCCGAAGCCAGAGCGGTCGAGCATGTGCGAATTTTGTCTCAAGAGATCGACGGTCGCCAG GAGGGTCGTCCGGGTATTAAAGAAGCTGCTCGGTATATAAAAGGGCAGTTGGAGATGATGAAGGAACGTGCTAGTGATGAATTTCG AATCGAGATCGAGGAGACGGTTGTTGATGGTTCCTTTAGTATGATGTTTCTGGGCCACAGCATATCACTGGGATATCGAAACCACACTAATATCTTAATGAG AATTTCATCAGTAGATTCACAAGACACCGACCCATCGGTTCTAATAAATGGCCATTTTGATAGTCCACTTGGATCGCCGGGTGCTGGTGATTGTGGCACATGTGTTG CATCAATGTTAGAAGTTGCTAGACTTATTGTAGACTCTGGATGGGTTCCTCCTCGtcctcttatttttcttttcaacggTGCAGAAGAGCTGTTTATGTTG GGTGCACATGGATTTATGGAGAAACATAGATGGCATGATACAATTGGAGCTTTTGTAAATGTTGAAGCATCTGGTACTGGAGGTTTAG ATTTAGTTTGTCAATCTGGACCTGGCTCTTGGCCTTCACGTGTTTATGCTCAGTCTGCTGTGTACCCCATGGCTCATAGTGCTGCTCAG GATGTGTTTCCAGTTATTCCCGGAGATACAGATTACAGGATATTTTCTCAGGATTACGGCAACATACCTGGCCTAGATATTATCTTCCTTTTTGGTGGTTATTTTTACCATACCTCATATGATACAGTGGAGAGACTATT ACCTGGAAGCGTCCAAGCACGGGGAGAAAATTTGTTCAGCATAATAAAGGGATTTACGAATTCTTCAATGcttcaaaatttttataagCAAGCATCTCCTGAAATTACTATCCATCGAGACAAAGACGATGGGGCTATATTCTTTGATTACCTCTCATGGTTTATG GTCTTTTATTCTAGAAGACTAGCTCTGATACTTCACAGAATTCCAATAGCTGTCTTCCTAGTAATGCCATTCCTTTTGAACTTACGGAATTTTAGCATGACTTCATGCTTGGCAACATTTTCTGATTTGACTAAAG GTTTTTTGTTTCATGCCTTGGGGGTTTTCCTTGCAATCGTTTCTCCAATTATGTTTTCCATCCTAAGATTGCTATTCACCAACTACTCCATGAACTG GTTTTCACATCCATACTTGGCTTATTTGATGTTCATCCCCTGCTCACTAGTTGGTCTTCTGATTCCAAGAACTTTTTGGAGTTGCTTTCCTCTCTCCCGTGATTTTTCAGTCCTTCAGGCCTCAAAAGAG ATGTTGTCTGATGAAGCAAGGTTTTGGGGCGCTTTTGGATTCTTTTCCAGTTTGACAATG GCGTATCTTTTAGCAGGGCTTAGTGGTGGCTTCTTGACCTTCTTTGCGTGCATTTCTATGCTTGCTGCCTGGTTGTCATTTTCCTTGGCAGCCAAGTGTTATGGCCGCAGGTCTCTCAG GTCAATATTGTTTTATGTGTTACCAATGGTTCCATACCTTGCATACTCTGTTTATTTTGGAGGCTTCCTCGCCCAATTTTTGATTGAGAAGACAGGCATGATGGGCTCCATTCCACCTCCATATG GGTATTTCATTCCAGATATTGTAGTGGCAGCTACTATTGGAGTTGTGACTACTGTGTGCATTGGCCCTCTGATTCCAGTGTGTGGGCACTGGTTAGCTAGGTCATCCATCTTGCAATTCTTGCTGCAGATTATTGTAATTGGGTTGGCTGTTTCCTCTCAATTCTTTCCATATAGTATGGCTGCTCCGAAGAGGGTAGTTCTTCAGCACACGTACCTTACTTCAG GTCCAAAAAATCTTGAGAATTCCAGTTATGAACTCTCTGTGGTGGATTCTAATTCTCTACTCTTTCTTTTGAAACATGCTCCTGATGTGGCAAACGAATTGCAGACTGATTTACATCTGTCTTTTGAAACTGCAAATTTGTCTGGCCAAGAGAACTGGCTG GCACTTTTTCCAGTTTCCTTCTTGTTCTCAAGAAGTTTGAAGTTCCCTGCCAAAGAATCAACTTCAACGAAAGATTTACTATTCCCTTCTTTGATTGCCAGTAAGCCACAAACAATttcggatgatggatctcggaGGGTTTACTTGGAACTTTCCCTAGG TTCCGTGGAGGAGGTTTGGGTCACAGTTCTCAACATCACTGGGCCTTTATCAAATTGGTCATTTGCAGACAATAAACTTCCAG CACCTGAGAAACTTGACGGTGGGCCACCCTCTTACGTTTTAAGACTTAGCGGATCCAGTGATGAAAACTGGAGATTCTGGCTAGAGGTACAAACTACAAGCTCATAA
- the LOC120076395 gene encoding endoplasmic reticulum metallopeptidase 1 isoform X4 — protein MAFRFNSDDATGFKLLLCLAVMYGLMSMLVHSIVHMKFIKPLAIDAPLHQFSEARAVEHVRILSQEIDGRQEGRPGIKEAARYIKGQLEMMKERASDEFRIEIEETVVDGSFSMMFLGHSISLGYRNHTNILMRISSVDSQDTDPSVLINGHFDSPLGSPGAGDCGTCVASMLEVARLIVDSGWVPPRPLIFLFNGAEELFMLGAHGFMEKHRWHDTIGAFVNVEASGTGGLDLVCQSGPGSWPSRVYAQSAVYPMAHSAAQDVFPVIPGDTDYRIFSQDYGNIPGLDIIFLFGGYFYHTSYDTVERLLPGSVQARGENLFSIIKGFTNSSMLQNFYKQASPEITIHRDKDDGAIFFDYLSWFMVFYSRRLALILHRIPIAVFLVMPFLLNLRNFSMTSCLATFSDLTKGFLFHALGVFLAIVSPIMFSILRLLFTNYSMNWFSHPYLAYLMFIPCSLVGLLIPRTFWSCFPLSRDFSVLQASKEMLSDEARFWGAFGFFSSLTMAYLLAGLSGGFLTFFACISMLAAWLSFSLAAKCYGRRSLRSILFYVLPMVPYLAYSVYFGGFLAQFLIEKTGMMGSIPPPYGYFIPDIVVAATIGVVTTVCIGPLIPVCGHWLARSSILQFLLQIIVIGLAVSSQFFPYSMAAPKRVVLQHTYLTSGPKNLENSSYELSVVDSNSLLFLLKHAPDVANELQTDLHLSFETANLSGQENWLEDVLPNPDHIHMDDSD, from the exons ATGGCTTTCAGATTCAATTCTGATGATGCGACTGGCTTTAAGCTATTGCTCTGTTTAGCCGTTATGTATGGTCTCATGTCGATGCTGGTTCACTCCATTGTTCACATGAAGTTTATTAAGCCGCTCGCAATTGATGCGCCTCTTCATCAGTTCTCCGAAGCCAGAGCGGTCGAGCATGTGCGAATTTTGTCTCAAGAGATCGACGGTCGCCAG GAGGGTCGTCCGGGTATTAAAGAAGCTGCTCGGTATATAAAAGGGCAGTTGGAGATGATGAAGGAACGTGCTAGTGATGAATTTCG AATCGAGATCGAGGAGACGGTTGTTGATGGTTCCTTTAGTATGATGTTTCTGGGCCACAGCATATCACTGGGATATCGAAACCACACTAATATCTTAATGAG AATTTCATCAGTAGATTCACAAGACACCGACCCATCGGTTCTAATAAATGGCCATTTTGATAGTCCACTTGGATCGCCGGGTGCTGGTGATTGTGGCACATGTGTTG CATCAATGTTAGAAGTTGCTAGACTTATTGTAGACTCTGGATGGGTTCCTCCTCGtcctcttatttttcttttcaacggTGCAGAAGAGCTGTTTATGTTG GGTGCACATGGATTTATGGAGAAACATAGATGGCATGATACAATTGGAGCTTTTGTAAATGTTGAAGCATCTGGTACTGGAGGTTTAG ATTTAGTTTGTCAATCTGGACCTGGCTCTTGGCCTTCACGTGTTTATGCTCAGTCTGCTGTGTACCCCATGGCTCATAGTGCTGCTCAG GATGTGTTTCCAGTTATTCCCGGAGATACAGATTACAGGATATTTTCTCAGGATTACGGCAACATACCTGGCCTAGATATTATCTTCCTTTTTGGTGGTTATTTTTACCATACCTCATATGATACAGTGGAGAGACTATT ACCTGGAAGCGTCCAAGCACGGGGAGAAAATTTGTTCAGCATAATAAAGGGATTTACGAATTCTTCAATGcttcaaaatttttataagCAAGCATCTCCTGAAATTACTATCCATCGAGACAAAGACGATGGGGCTATATTCTTTGATTACCTCTCATGGTTTATG GTCTTTTATTCTAGAAGACTAGCTCTGATACTTCACAGAATTCCAATAGCTGTCTTCCTAGTAATGCCATTCCTTTTGAACTTACGGAATTTTAGCATGACTTCATGCTTGGCAACATTTTCTGATTTGACTAAAG GTTTTTTGTTTCATGCCTTGGGGGTTTTCCTTGCAATCGTTTCTCCAATTATGTTTTCCATCCTAAGATTGCTATTCACCAACTACTCCATGAACTG GTTTTCACATCCATACTTGGCTTATTTGATGTTCATCCCCTGCTCACTAGTTGGTCTTCTGATTCCAAGAACTTTTTGGAGTTGCTTTCCTCTCTCCCGTGATTTTTCAGTCCTTCAGGCCTCAAAAGAG ATGTTGTCTGATGAAGCAAGGTTTTGGGGCGCTTTTGGATTCTTTTCCAGTTTGACAATG GCGTATCTTTTAGCAGGGCTTAGTGGTGGCTTCTTGACCTTCTTTGCGTGCATTTCTATGCTTGCTGCCTGGTTGTCATTTTCCTTGGCAGCCAAGTGTTATGGCCGCAGGTCTCTCAG GTCAATATTGTTTTATGTGTTACCAATGGTTCCATACCTTGCATACTCTGTTTATTTTGGAGGCTTCCTCGCCCAATTTTTGATTGAGAAGACAGGCATGATGGGCTCCATTCCACCTCCATATG GGTATTTCATTCCAGATATTGTAGTGGCAGCTACTATTGGAGTTGTGACTACTGTGTGCATTGGCCCTCTGATTCCAGTGTGTGGGCACTGGTTAGCTAGGTCATCCATCTTGCAATTCTTGCTGCAGATTATTGTAATTGGGTTGGCTGTTTCCTCTCAATTCTTTCCATATAGTATGGCTGCTCCGAAGAGGGTAGTTCTTCAGCACACGTACCTTACTTCAG GTCCAAAAAATCTTGAGAATTCCAGTTATGAACTCTCTGTGGTGGATTCTAATTCTCTACTCTTTCTTTTGAAACATGCTCCTGATGTGGCAAACGAATTGCAGACTGATTTACATCTGTCTTTTGAAACTGCAAATTTGTCTGGCCAAGAGAACTGGCTG GAAGATGTGTTGCCCAATCCGGATCATATTCATATGGATGACTCAGATTAG
- the LOC120076395 gene encoding endoplasmic reticulum metallopeptidase 1 isoform X3, which translates to MAFRFNSDDATGFKLLLCLAVMYGLMSMLVHSIVHMKFIKPLAIDAPLHQFSEARAVEHVRILSQEIDGRQEGRPGIKEAARYIKGQLEMMKERASDEFRIEIEETVVDGSFSMMFLGHSISLGYRNHTNILMRISSVDSQDTDPSVLINGHFDSPLGSPGAGDCGTCVASMLEVARLIVDSGWVPPRPLIFLFNGAEELFMLGAHGFMEKHRWHDTIGAFVNVEASGTGGLDLVCQSGPGSWPSRVYAQSAVYPMAHSAAQDVFPVIPGDTDYRIFSQDYGNIPGLDIIFLFGGYFYHTSYDTVERLLPGSVQARGENLFSIIKGFTNSSMLQNFYKQASPEITIHRDKDDGAIFFDYLSWFMVFYSRRLALILHRIPIAVFLVMPFLLNLRNFSMTSCLATFSDLTKGFLFHALGVFLAIVSPIMFSILRLLFTNYSMNWFSHPYLAYLMFIPCSLVGLLIPRTFWSCFPLSRDFSVLQASKEMLSDEARFWGAFGFFSSLTMAYLLAGLSGGFLTFFACISMLAAWLSFSLAAKCYGRRSLRSILFYVLPMVPYLAYSVYFGGFLAQFLIEKTGMMGSIPPPYGYFIPDIVVAATIGVVTTVCIGPLIPVCGHWLARSSILQFLLQIIVIGLAVSSQFFPYSMAAPKRVVLQHTYLTSGPKNLENSSYELSVVDSNSLLFLLKHAPDVANELQTDLHLSFETANLSGQENWLIDSKPLNNTAPKWGSSALMLGGIIFSIY; encoded by the exons ATGGCTTTCAGATTCAATTCTGATGATGCGACTGGCTTTAAGCTATTGCTCTGTTTAGCCGTTATGTATGGTCTCATGTCGATGCTGGTTCACTCCATTGTTCACATGAAGTTTATTAAGCCGCTCGCAATTGATGCGCCTCTTCATCAGTTCTCCGAAGCCAGAGCGGTCGAGCATGTGCGAATTTTGTCTCAAGAGATCGACGGTCGCCAG GAGGGTCGTCCGGGTATTAAAGAAGCTGCTCGGTATATAAAAGGGCAGTTGGAGATGATGAAGGAACGTGCTAGTGATGAATTTCG AATCGAGATCGAGGAGACGGTTGTTGATGGTTCCTTTAGTATGATGTTTCTGGGCCACAGCATATCACTGGGATATCGAAACCACACTAATATCTTAATGAG AATTTCATCAGTAGATTCACAAGACACCGACCCATCGGTTCTAATAAATGGCCATTTTGATAGTCCACTTGGATCGCCGGGTGCTGGTGATTGTGGCACATGTGTTG CATCAATGTTAGAAGTTGCTAGACTTATTGTAGACTCTGGATGGGTTCCTCCTCGtcctcttatttttcttttcaacggTGCAGAAGAGCTGTTTATGTTG GGTGCACATGGATTTATGGAGAAACATAGATGGCATGATACAATTGGAGCTTTTGTAAATGTTGAAGCATCTGGTACTGGAGGTTTAG ATTTAGTTTGTCAATCTGGACCTGGCTCTTGGCCTTCACGTGTTTATGCTCAGTCTGCTGTGTACCCCATGGCTCATAGTGCTGCTCAG GATGTGTTTCCAGTTATTCCCGGAGATACAGATTACAGGATATTTTCTCAGGATTACGGCAACATACCTGGCCTAGATATTATCTTCCTTTTTGGTGGTTATTTTTACCATACCTCATATGATACAGTGGAGAGACTATT ACCTGGAAGCGTCCAAGCACGGGGAGAAAATTTGTTCAGCATAATAAAGGGATTTACGAATTCTTCAATGcttcaaaatttttataagCAAGCATCTCCTGAAATTACTATCCATCGAGACAAAGACGATGGGGCTATATTCTTTGATTACCTCTCATGGTTTATG GTCTTTTATTCTAGAAGACTAGCTCTGATACTTCACAGAATTCCAATAGCTGTCTTCCTAGTAATGCCATTCCTTTTGAACTTACGGAATTTTAGCATGACTTCATGCTTGGCAACATTTTCTGATTTGACTAAAG GTTTTTTGTTTCATGCCTTGGGGGTTTTCCTTGCAATCGTTTCTCCAATTATGTTTTCCATCCTAAGATTGCTATTCACCAACTACTCCATGAACTG GTTTTCACATCCATACTTGGCTTATTTGATGTTCATCCCCTGCTCACTAGTTGGTCTTCTGATTCCAAGAACTTTTTGGAGTTGCTTTCCTCTCTCCCGTGATTTTTCAGTCCTTCAGGCCTCAAAAGAG ATGTTGTCTGATGAAGCAAGGTTTTGGGGCGCTTTTGGATTCTTTTCCAGTTTGACAATG GCGTATCTTTTAGCAGGGCTTAGTGGTGGCTTCTTGACCTTCTTTGCGTGCATTTCTATGCTTGCTGCCTGGTTGTCATTTTCCTTGGCAGCCAAGTGTTATGGCCGCAGGTCTCTCAG GTCAATATTGTTTTATGTGTTACCAATGGTTCCATACCTTGCATACTCTGTTTATTTTGGAGGCTTCCTCGCCCAATTTTTGATTGAGAAGACAGGCATGATGGGCTCCATTCCACCTCCATATG GGTATTTCATTCCAGATATTGTAGTGGCAGCTACTATTGGAGTTGTGACTACTGTGTGCATTGGCCCTCTGATTCCAGTGTGTGGGCACTGGTTAGCTAGGTCATCCATCTTGCAATTCTTGCTGCAGATTATTGTAATTGGGTTGGCTGTTTCCTCTCAATTCTTTCCATATAGTATGGCTGCTCCGAAGAGGGTAGTTCTTCAGCACACGTACCTTACTTCAG GTCCAAAAAATCTTGAGAATTCCAGTTATGAACTCTCTGTGGTGGATTCTAATTCTCTACTCTTTCTTTTGAAACATGCTCCTGATGTGGCAAACGAATTGCAGACTGATTTACATCTGTCTTTTGAAACTGCAAATTTGTCTGGCCAAGAGAACTGGCTG ATTGATTCAAAACCTCTGAACAACACAGCGCCCAAATGGGGGTCAAGTGCACTGATGCTTGGGGGTATCATTTTTTCCATCTATTAG